In the Staphylococcus sp. IVB6240 genome, one interval contains:
- a CDS encoding aspartate aminotransferase family protein → MQEDKVQKVIEHDKKYFAKAGRIPYYPLVIESAHGATLTDVNGKSYIDLLSSASSQNVGHTPKKIVEAIKKQAEKMVHYTPAYMHHEPLSKLAERLCQLSPGSFEKQVLFGLTGSDAVDGMIKFARGFTGRPYVISFTNAYHGSTYGSITASTISLNMRRKIGPLLPGFFHIPYPDAYRGMYGASNANTVDEYLAPLKEMFETYVPAEEVACILIETFQGDGGLLEPVKGYFEALSELCKEHGILLAVDDIQQGFGRTGKFSSVEHFDIEADLIAYGKSIAGGMPMSAIVGRKEVMDALDAPAHLFTTGANPVCCEAALATIDILEEDNLIAETARKGQRVKEQLQQWQTKYDCVGDVRGEGLSIGIDIVTDKRNKTKDAEAALKICNYCFDHGVVIIAIAGSVLRFQPPLVITDDELDQALTILESAIQGVENGELDTYQVEGQGW, encoded by the coding sequence ATGCAAGAAGACAAAGTACAGAAAGTAATTGAACATGATAAAAAGTATTTTGCGAAAGCTGGTAGGATACCATACTATCCACTTGTTATCGAATCAGCGCATGGCGCAACATTAACAGATGTGAATGGCAAATCATATATTGATTTATTATCAAGTGCGAGTTCACAAAATGTGGGGCATACACCGAAAAAAATCGTTGAAGCGATTAAGAAGCAGGCGGAAAAGATGGTCCATTATACACCTGCATATATGCATCACGAACCATTATCTAAGTTAGCTGAACGATTATGCCAATTATCACCAGGAAGCTTTGAAAAACAGGTGTTATTTGGATTAACTGGTTCAGATGCAGTGGATGGCATGATTAAATTTGCAAGAGGTTTTACGGGGAGACCTTATGTGATTAGTTTTACAAATGCCTACCACGGTTCTACATATGGTTCCATTACAGCATCGACAATTTCATTAAATATGCGTCGGAAAATTGGACCGCTATTACCAGGATTTTTCCACATCCCATATCCAGACGCATATCGGGGAATGTATGGTGCATCAAATGCGAATACAGTCGATGAATATTTGGCACCACTGAAAGAAATGTTTGAAACATACGTACCGGCAGAAGAAGTGGCTTGTATATTGATCGAAACATTCCAAGGAGATGGTGGTTTATTAGAGCCAGTTAAAGGTTATTTTGAAGCACTTTCTGAATTATGCAAAGAACATGGCATCTTATTAGCTGTTGATGATATTCAACAAGGATTTGGAAGAACAGGAAAGTTTAGCTCAGTTGAACATTTTGATATTGAAGCGGATTTAATTGCATATGGTAAGTCAATTGCTGGAGGAATGCCAATGTCAGCGATTGTGGGCCGAAAAGAAGTGATGGATGCATTGGATGCACCGGCACACCTATTTACAACAGGCGCCAACCCAGTATGTTGTGAAGCAGCACTTGCGACGATTGATATTTTAGAAGAAGATAACTTAATTGCAGAAACTGCGAGAAAAGGTCAACGTGTGAAAGAACAATTACAACAATGGCAAACAAAATATGACTGTGTTGGAGATGTACGTGGAGAAGGTTTATCTATTGGTATCGATATTGTAACGGATAAGCGCAACAAAACAAAGGACGCTGAAGCAGCATTGAAAATATGTAATTATTGCTTTGATCATGGCGTAGTGATTATTGCAATTGCTGGAAGTGTATTACGATTCCAGCCGCCTCTCGTTATCACAGACGATGAGTTAGACCAAGCATTAACCATCTTAGAATCAGCAATCCAAGGAGTAGAAAATGGTGAACTTGATACGTATCAAGTAGAAGGACAAGGGTGGTAA
- the secG gene encoding preprotein translocase subunit SecG, with protein sequence MHTFIVVLLIIDCIALITVVLLQEGKSNGLSGAISGGAEQLFGKQKQRGIDLFLHRLTIVLSIIFFVLMLSISYFDM encoded by the coding sequence ATGCATACTTTTATTGTTGTATTACTGATTATTGACTGTATCGCACTCATCACAGTTGTTTTATTACAAGAAGGTAAGAGTAATGGCTTATCAGGTGCCATTAGTGGTGGAGCTGAGCAATTATTCGGTAAGCAAAAACAACGTGGTATAGATTTATTTTTGCATAGATTGACAATTGTACTATCAATTATTTTCTTTGTATTAATGTTAAGTATCAGTTACTTTGATATGTAG